AAATTGCAAAATGGAAGAAAGCTCCGGAACTTTTGACTTTTGCACTTTGCAATTTTCATTTTGCAATGAAATCTTTTTCGCTGATCTCGCACTCCGCCGCGCAAACCCATGCGTGGGGCAAAAAGTTGGGCCGGTTGTTCAAGGGCGGCGAAATTATCGGACTCACCGGCGCGCTGGGAAGCGGCAAGACCTGCTTCGCCCGCGGCGTGGCCGAAGGGGCGGGCGTCGGCAAAGAGGCGTGGATCCGCAGCCCCACGTTCACCCTGATCAACGAGTACGACGGCCGGCTGCCGATCTACCACATCGATCTCTATCGCATCGGCAACGCGCGAGAGCTGGAGGAGTTGAATCTCCGCGAATACCTTTTCTCCGACGGCGCGAGCGTCGTCGAATGGTTCGAGCATCTTCCGCCGGGCGAGATCGATGAGTGGCTTGAGATCGACTTTGAGCATAGAAGCGGACATGAGCGGCGGTTGACCTTTACCGCTCACGGAAGGCAATATGAGAAAATACTGGAAAGAATTCAGAATCCAGAATCCAGAATTCAGAAGGGACGGGGGGATTCTGGATTCTGACTCCTGGATACGGGATTCCCTACGAGATGACAATGGGACTGATCGTGCAGAAATACGGCGGCACATCCGTCGGCAGCGTCGAGCGGATTAAGAACCTCGCCAGAAAAGCCGTCGCCGCCAAAAAGGCCGGTCACGACCTGATCGTCGTGGTCTCGGCGATGGCCGGCGAGACCAACCGGCTGGTCGCTCTCGCGCAACAAATCTGCGAATCGCCCGACGAGCGCGAGCGGGACGTCCTGCTGGCTTCGGGCGAGCAGGTCTCCACGGCGCTGCTCGCGCTCGCGATCAAGGGGTTGGGATATAAAGCGCGCTCGCTGCTCGCGCACCAGATGCACATACAGACGGACAACGTCTACGGCAAGGCGCGGATCAAGAGCATCGACTCGGCGCGCGCGCTTCAGTCGATCAAGGACGGAGAGATCGTCGTCGTCGCCGGCTTCCAGGGCGTGGACGAACAGGACAACATCACGACTCTCGGCCGCGGCGGCTCGGACACCAGCGCGGTCGCCATCGCCGCAGCGCTGAACGCCGAGGTGTGCGAGATCTACACCGACGTGGAAGGGGTCTTCACCACCGATCCCAACATCTGCCCGGCGGCCAGGAAGCTCGACCGCATCTCCTACGAGGAGATGATCGAGATGGCGAGCATGGGCGCCAAGGTGCTGCAGATCCGCTCCGTCGAGCTGGGAATGAAATTCAAAGTGCCGATCCATGTCCGATCGAGCTTCAGCGATAGCGAGGGGACGTGGATCGTCGAGGAGGATTTAACCATGGATGCGGTTCTCGTCTCGGGCGTGACTTGCGATAAGGACGAGGCGAAGGTCACTCTGCTCGGGGTTCCGGACCGTCCCGGACTTGCCGCGCAAATCTTCGGCCCGATCGCCGCGGCCAATATTGTCGTCGACATGATCATCCAGAACGCCAGCGAGGCGGGGACGACCGATTTGACTTTTACCGTGCCCAGGGCGGATTATAAAAAAGCCATCGCGCTGGTCGAAAACATGGCCGATAAGATCAAGGCGAAAGGGGTCACGATCGATCCCGACATCGCCAAGGTCTCGATCATCGGCGTCGGCATGCGCACCCACGCCGGCGTGGCGGCGCGCATGTTTCAGGTGTTGTCGCGCGAGGGCGTCAACATCGAGATGATCTCCACGTCGGAGATTAAAATATCTGTGGTGATCGACGAAAAAAACACCGAGCGGGCGGTCAGGGCGCTGCACAAAGAATTCATCGAGAACCAGGCGGCCGTATGAAAGACGTTTTGATCTACGACACGACGCTCCGCGACGGCTGCCAGGCGGAGGACGTCTCCTTCACCTTGGAGGACAAGCTCCGCATCGCCGAGAAGCTGGACGAAGTCGGCGTCGATTACGTCGAGGGCGGTTTTCCCGGCTCCAACCCGCGCGACGAGGAATTCTTCAGAGCGGTCAAGAAGCTCAAGCTCAAGCACGCGCGAATCGCCGCGTTCGGCATGACGCGCAAGTCTTCTTCACGGCCGTCGCAGGACCTGAGCTTGAAGACGCTCCTCAACGCCGACACCCCGGTCGTGACTCTCGTGGGCAAGACGTGGGACCTCCACGTGCGCGACGACTTGAGGATCAGCATGAAAGAGAACGTAGAGATGATCGCCGACTCGATCGCCTATATGAAGGAGCGCGTGGGCGAGGTGATCTTCGACGCCGAGCATTTCTTCGACGGCTATCGCTCGAATCCCGGGCACGCCGTGGATTGCTTGAAGGCGGCGCAAGAGGGCGGGGCGGATTGGATCGTTCTCTGCGACACCAACGGCGGGCGGCTGCCGGGCGAGATTCGCGCCGCCATCGCCGCGCTCCAGGGAGTGATCTCGAAGCCGCTCGGAATCCATTGCCACAACGACGGCGAGCTCGCGGTCGCCAACACTTTGACGGCGGTCGAGATGGGCGTGCGCCAGGTGCAGGGGACGATCAACGGCTTCGGCGAGCGCTGCGGCAATCTCAACCTTTGCTCGGCGATCGCGGACCTGCAGCTCAAGATGGGCAAGCAGTGCGTGGCGCCCGAGCAGCTCAAGAAATTGCGCGACGTGTCGCACTTTTTGTACGAGCTTGCCAATATCAGCCCGAACAAGCACCAGCCCTACGTCGGCGACAGCGCTTTCGCCCACAAGGGCGGCATGCACGTGGCGGGCATTCTCAAGAACCGCGAGACCTACGAGCACATCGACCCGGAGCTGGTCGGCAACCGCCAGCGGGTCCTGGTATCGGACCTGGCGGGGCGCAGCAACATCATTTACAAGGCCAAGGAATACGGCGTCGATCTCGACAACCACGATCACGCCGTGCAGCAGATTCTGCGCCGGATCAAGGATCTCGAAAGCCAGGGTTACGAGTTCGAGGCGGCGGAAGCGTCGTTCGAGCTTTTGATCCAGGAGGCGCTCGACCGCAAAAGAAAGAATTTCCGCCTCATCGGCTTTCGCGTGATCGACGAGAAAAGGAAAGAAGGCGAGCCGCCGATCTCCGAGGCGACGATCATGGTCGAGGTGGACGGCGTCCTGGAGCATGCCGCCGCGATGGGCAACGGTCCGGTGAACGCGCTCGACAGCGCGCTGCGCAAAGCCCTGACCAAATTCTATCCGGCGCTGAAGGAGGTCGAGCTGCTCGACTATAAAGTCCGCGTGCTGTCTTCCGGCGAAGGAACGGGCGCTTCGGTGCGCGTGCTGATCGAATCGGGAGACAAGAAGGACCGCTGGGGCACGGTCGGCGTTTCGCACAACGTGATCGAAGCGAGCTGGCAGGCGGTCGTGGATAGCATCGACTACAAGTTATATAAGGATACGAAGCCGGCAACGGGCGCCAGGCAATAGGATAAAAGATGAAAGCGGGAATCTCCGCGTTTCCGTTTTCATCCTTGCTCACGCCTCGTGCCTCACGCCTTTTTATGTGGCGCACGCTTAAAGAAGACATCCAGGTCGTTTTTCAGCGCGATCCGGCGGCGCGCAATCTCGGGGAAGTCCTTTTCACCTATCCCGGCTTTCACGCGCTTTTCTTCTATCGCATGTCTCACGCGCTCTGGTCGCGGGGGCTCAAGGCCCTGGGACGCCTGGTGAGCAACATCGGCCGCTCCTACACGGGAATCGAAATCCATCCGGGCGCGAAGATCGGCCGGCGCTTCTTCATCGATCACGGCATGGGCGTCGTCATCGGCGAAACGACCGATATCGGCGACGACGTGACGATCTACCAGGGCGTGACGCTCGGCGGCACGAGCCTCAGGAAAGAAAAGAGACATCCCACGGTCGAGGATTGGGTGGTCATCGGCGTCGGCGCGACGATTCTCGGGCCGGTGACGATCGGCCGCAGCAGCAGGGTAGGGGCGGGATCGGTCGTCATCAACAGCGTCCCTCCCAACTCGACGGTGGTTGGCATTCCCGGCAGGGTGGTCGGCGGCGAGGGGGTGCAGCGCGACGCGGCGCACATGATCGATCTGGAGCATCATCGGCTGCCCGACCCGGTGGCCAAGGCGATCGGCGCGCTGGTCGATTACGTCCAGAAGCTCGAGAAGCGGGTCAACGAGCTGAGCGCGCGCCAGGGCGGGCTCGAAGAAAAGCAGGCGGTGGACAACGAGGTCCTGCGCAAGGTCAAAGAGCTGCTGAAAATACAGGAAGCGGAAAGATAGGCGAGAGGCGCGAGGCTTGAGGCGTGAGACAAGGCAAAAATCTCATGCCGGTAACTCTCATCTCATGCCTTCTTCATGTGCCATGAGCAACAGAAAGAAAAAAGTGGTGGTGGCGATGAGCGGCGGTGTGGACAGCTCCGTCACGGCGGGCTTGCTCCTCGAGCAGGGTTACGACGTCGAGGGAGTCTCGCTGCGTTTGTGGGAAGAAGAGCGTCAGCGGCGCAGTTGCTCGGATCATCACGGCGCCGCCGACGTCGCGGCGCAGCTCGGAATTCTCCACACGCTGATCGACGCGCGCTCCCGCTTCGCACAGTCGGTCGTGCGGCCGTTTGTCACAGATTATCTTGAAGGACGCACGCCTAATCCTTGCGTCGCCTGCAACCGGGATTTCAAGCTCGGTGTTCTGCTCGATTGGGCTAAGGGGCGGGGCGCCGACTACGTTGCAACCGGACACTACGCCCGCCTAAGCCGCGACCCGGCGACCGGACGGACCTCGCTTCTTCGCGGCGCGGACTGCAACAAAGACCAGTCGTATTTTCTCTTCGCGCTTTCTCAGGAGCAACTGTCGAGCACGCTCTTTCCTCTCGGCGACTTGCGCAAGAGCGAGGTGCG
This genomic window from Candidatus Binatia bacterium contains:
- the tsaE gene encoding tRNA (adenosine(37)-N6)-threonylcarbamoyltransferase complex ATPase subunit type 1 TsaE is translated as MKSFSLISHSAAQTHAWGKKLGRLFKGGEIIGLTGALGSGKTCFARGVAEGAGVGKEAWIRSPTFTLINEYDGRLPIYHIDLYRIGNARELEELNLREYLFSDGASVVEWFEHLPPGEIDEWLEIDFEHRSGHERRLTFTAHGRQYEKILERIQNPESRIQKGRGDSGF
- a CDS encoding aspartate kinase; protein product: MGLIVQKYGGTSVGSVERIKNLARKAVAAKKAGHDLIVVVSAMAGETNRLVALAQQICESPDERERDVLLASGEQVSTALLALAIKGLGYKARSLLAHQMHIQTDNVYGKARIKSIDSARALQSIKDGEIVVVAGFQGVDEQDNITTLGRGGSDTSAVAIAAALNAEVCEIYTDVEGVFTTDPNICPAARKLDRISYEEMIEMASMGAKVLQIRSVELGMKFKVPIHVRSSFSDSEGTWIVEEDLTMDAVLVSGVTCDKDEAKVTLLGVPDRPGLAAQIFGPIAAANIVVDMIIQNASEAGTTDLTFTVPRADYKKAIALVENMADKIKAKGVTIDPDIAKVSIIGVGMRTHAGVAARMFQVLSREGVNIEMISTSEIKISVVIDEKNTERAVRALHKEFIENQAAV
- the cimA gene encoding citramalate synthase, with translation MKDVLIYDTTLRDGCQAEDVSFTLEDKLRIAEKLDEVGVDYVEGGFPGSNPRDEEFFRAVKKLKLKHARIAAFGMTRKSSSRPSQDLSLKTLLNADTPVVTLVGKTWDLHVRDDLRISMKENVEMIADSIAYMKERVGEVIFDAEHFFDGYRSNPGHAVDCLKAAQEGGADWIVLCDTNGGRLPGEIRAAIAALQGVISKPLGIHCHNDGELAVANTLTAVEMGVRQVQGTINGFGERCGNLNLCSAIADLQLKMGKQCVAPEQLKKLRDVSHFLYELANISPNKHQPYVGDSAFAHKGGMHVAGILKNRETYEHIDPELVGNRQRVLVSDLAGRSNIIYKAKEYGVDLDNHDHAVQQILRRIKDLESQGYEFEAAEASFELLIQEALDRKRKNFRLIGFRVIDEKRKEGEPPISEATIMVEVDGVLEHAAAMGNGPVNALDSALRKALTKFYPALKEVELLDYKVRVLSSGEGTGASVRVLIESGDKKDRWGTVGVSHNVIEASWQAVVDSIDYKLYKDTKPATGARQ
- the cysE gene encoding serine O-acetyltransferase — translated: MWRTLKEDIQVVFQRDPAARNLGEVLFTYPGFHALFFYRMSHALWSRGLKALGRLVSNIGRSYTGIEIHPGAKIGRRFFIDHGMGVVIGETTDIGDDVTIYQGVTLGGTSLRKEKRHPTVEDWVVIGVGATILGPVTIGRSSRVGAGSVVINSVPPNSTVVGIPGRVVGGEGVQRDAAHMIDLEHHRLPDPVAKAIGALVDYVQKLEKRVNELSARQGGLEEKQAVDNEVLRKVKELLKIQEAER